One Edaphobacter flagellatus genomic region harbors:
- a CDS encoding metallopeptidase TldD-related protein, with product MNTLSLLRNKRTISIALAMTSLFIAAPITRAQTKIDDPLLKAMQAELEREKSQLLLPGMERPYFIEYRLDDFTTYEAVANYGALTREEEGHQRIVRVSVRVGDYTLDSSSGRGEGSVQLGPEDNDPNALRYALWVATDDAYKNALRAYSAKRAALERFQSTREEKDLSQEKPFVHIEPLRKLEIDRAEWRRRIIDASGLYNTAPEVRSFADQIQYSTANIRGMALNRYLVNSEGTIARYASSGYNNAISVGAQAPDGMRLGRDNGSVAVTAAELEGWPAFRKRVIDDLKSLDALRNAPIVDAEDYHGPVLFSGDAASDVMNRLFVPNIEADRPELGTAARTTGIYTSSYKARVLPEFISVVDNPLEAKFAGHAVLGAYQIDDEGVPAQSVHVVTNGRLDNYLIGRTPVKDFPSSNGHGRAAPGAPAHSRSGVLIVSSGNPTPASQMTQKLLDMAKEQKRDVYAVETMGGEVPRLLYRVHPDGTRQLVRGAAFDELDNRSLRSEIIAAGDDPYVNDQLGTLPQTTIVPSLLFGDIGVKRANEEQQKLPYYPPPPMQK from the coding sequence ATGAATACCCTTTCCTTGCTCCGCAACAAGCGCACCATTTCGATTGCACTTGCGATGACCTCCCTCTTTATCGCTGCACCCATCACGCGTGCGCAGACGAAGATCGACGATCCCCTCCTGAAGGCCATGCAGGCTGAGCTTGAGCGCGAGAAGAGCCAGCTTCTGCTACCTGGTATGGAGCGGCCCTACTTCATCGAGTACCGCCTCGACGACTTCACCACCTACGAGGCTGTCGCCAACTATGGTGCGCTTACTCGCGAAGAAGAGGGGCACCAGCGCATCGTCCGCGTCAGTGTTCGCGTAGGCGACTACACGCTCGACTCCAGCTCCGGGCGCGGCGAAGGCTCTGTACAGCTTGGGCCCGAGGACAACGATCCGAATGCTCTTCGGTACGCTCTCTGGGTTGCGACCGACGACGCCTATAAGAATGCACTGCGCGCCTACTCTGCAAAACGCGCGGCTCTGGAACGCTTCCAGTCAACGCGTGAAGAAAAGGACCTCTCGCAGGAGAAGCCCTTCGTCCACATCGAGCCGCTACGCAAGCTCGAGATCGATCGCGCCGAATGGCGACGCCGCATTATCGATGCCAGCGGGCTCTACAACACCGCACCCGAAGTTCGCAGCTTTGCTGACCAGATCCAGTACTCCACGGCGAACATTCGCGGTATGGCGCTGAACCGTTACCTCGTGAACTCTGAAGGCACCATCGCACGCTATGCAAGCAGCGGGTACAACAATGCCATCAGCGTCGGCGCGCAGGCTCCTGACGGCATGCGCCTCGGTCGCGACAACGGCTCGGTCGCTGTCACCGCTGCCGAGCTTGAAGGCTGGCCGGCTTTCCGCAAGCGCGTCATCGACGACCTTAAGAGCCTCGACGCTCTGCGCAATGCTCCCATCGTCGACGCCGAGGACTATCACGGGCCCGTCCTCTTCTCCGGCGACGCGGCCTCCGATGTCATGAACCGCCTCTTCGTCCCGAACATCGAAGCCGATCGCCCAGAGCTCGGCACTGCCGCGCGTACGACCGGTATTTATACCTCCAGCTACAAGGCCCGCGTTCTGCCCGAGTTCATCAGCGTTGTTGACAACCCGCTGGAAGCGAAGTTCGCTGGTCACGCCGTCCTCGGCGCCTATCAGATCGATGACGAAGGCGTGCCCGCGCAATCCGTTCATGTTGTGACCAATGGCAGACTCGACAATTACCTCATCGGTCGCACGCCGGTGAAGGACTTTCCCTCATCCAACGGGCATGGCCGCGCAGCTCCCGGCGCGCCCGCTCATTCGCGCTCGGGCGTCCTGATCGTTTCCTCCGGCAATCCGACACCCGCTTCGCAGATGACACAGAAGCTCCTCGATATGGCGAAGGAGCAGAAGCGTGATGTCTACGCGGTCGAAACGATGGGCGGCGAGGTGCCGCGTCTGCTCTATCGCGTCCACCCTGACGGCACGCGCCAGCTGGTTCGCGGCGCCGCCTTCGACGAGCTGGACAATCGCAGCCTGCGCTCCGAGATCATCGCTGCGGGTGACGATCCCTACGTCAACGATCAGTTGGGCACACTGCCTCAGACCACGATCGTGCCCAGCCTTCTCTTCGGCGACATCGGCGTCAAGCGTGCCAACGAAGAGCAGCAGAAGTTGCCCTACTATCCGCCGCCGCCGATGCAGAAATAA
- a CDS encoding M48 family metallopeptidase, with amino-acid sequence MRIRIFAVLLFLLTAIVPLLKAQASAAQGTQQTPAAQEQKTTTNDAGAAYSLPPEKLAKAIAYSRIRVILDFLGSGWGILQLVLLLALGAVARMRDAAVGLSANRWVQGFAFALLLLLTTTLLGLPLDLYAHHAAVEYGQSVQGWASWALDEAKSFLLVFVFGGLLVMLLFWVIRKSPNRWWFWFWIPAMLIVLLSVFIAPVLIDPLFNKFEPLAKSNPALVDRLEQVVTRGGVQIAPERMYLMKASEKVTTLNAYVTGYGASKRVVVWDNTIAKATPDEISFIFGHELGHYVLNHIPATLAFLGLLLLVEFYLGYRGVRWLIARYGKRWGVSSQNDWSALAVLLLVLAVLSFFSEPIINGYSRMHEHEADVYGQEAIHGIVADPQATAQQAFQLLGEISLVDPNPNPFVEFWTFSHPSVASRAAFAARYNPWTPGQRPKFFNK; translated from the coding sequence ATGCGCATCCGTATCTTTGCCGTCTTGCTATTTCTGTTGACTGCTATCGTTCCTCTGCTGAAGGCGCAGGCAAGCGCTGCTCAGGGCACGCAGCAAACTCCGGCGGCGCAAGAACAAAAGACAACAACGAACGATGCGGGGGCCGCCTATTCGCTCCCACCGGAAAAGCTGGCTAAAGCGATCGCCTATTCGCGCATTCGTGTCATATTGGATTTTCTGGGCAGCGGATGGGGGATTCTCCAGCTCGTTCTTTTGCTGGCATTAGGCGCTGTGGCCCGTATGCGCGATGCCGCGGTGGGACTGAGCGCGAACCGCTGGGTGCAGGGGTTTGCATTCGCATTGCTCCTGCTGCTGACGACTACGCTGCTTGGCCTGCCGCTTGATCTCTACGCCCATCATGCAGCGGTGGAGTATGGGCAGTCGGTACAGGGCTGGGCCAGCTGGGCGTTGGATGAGGCGAAGAGCTTCCTGCTGGTCTTCGTCTTTGGCGGCCTGCTGGTCATGCTGCTGTTCTGGGTGATTCGCAAATCGCCGAATCGCTGGTGGTTCTGGTTTTGGATTCCAGCGATGCTGATCGTGCTGCTCTCGGTCTTTATTGCGCCGGTGTTGATCGATCCTCTCTTCAACAAGTTCGAGCCGCTGGCGAAATCGAACCCGGCCCTGGTAGACCGCCTGGAGCAGGTCGTGACCCGCGGCGGTGTGCAGATTGCGCCAGAGCGGATGTACCTGATGAAGGCAAGTGAAAAGGTCACAACGCTGAATGCGTATGTTACGGGCTACGGAGCGTCAAAACGCGTCGTTGTGTGGGACAACACCATTGCCAAGGCAACCCCGGATGAGATCAGCTTCATCTTTGGACATGAGCTAGGACATTATGTGTTGAATCACATTCCAGCGACGCTGGCATTTCTTGGCCTGCTGTTGCTGGTGGAGTTTTACCTCGGTTATCGGGGAGTAAGGTGGCTGATTGCACGGTATGGAAAGCGTTGGGGCGTCAGTTCGCAGAACGACTGGAGTGCGCTTGCTGTGCTCCTGCTCGTGCTGGCCGTGCTCTCATTCTTTTCAGAGCCCATCATCAATGGCTACAGCCGCATGCACGAGCATGAAGCCGATGTGTATGGGCAGGAGGCGATTCACGGCATCGTCGCCGACCCGCAGGCAACGGCACAACAGGCGTTTCAATTGCTGGGCGAGATATCGCTCGTCGATCCCAACCCTAACCCGTTCGTTGAGTTCTGGACGTTCAGCCATCCCTCTGTTGCAAGTCGTGCGGCCTTTGCCGCCAGGTACAACCCATGGACGCCGGGCCAGCGTCCTAAATTTTTCAATAAGTGA
- a CDS encoding OmpH family outer membrane protein, producing the protein MNRTLVLVSALGAGLSTAAAMAQTATPAPAAPAATSAANTPPPPPQAVPAKIALISFEQGVFATNEGQKAVQDVQKKWEPKRAQIESLGQEVDSLKKQLQSAPATMSDDERATRLKNIDTKEKQLNRDAEDANNAYQADVQEAYARVARKFSATVQKYVADNGYTLLLDVSNQQNSNVMWASQNPNTDITLAVVNAYNASSGVAAPAPSAPSAGAPGARPRSTTPARTTPKQ; encoded by the coding sequence ATGAATCGCACCCTTGTTCTTGTCTCCGCCCTCGGCGCGGGACTGTCGACTGCCGCTGCGATGGCGCAGACGGCAACCCCTGCTCCCGCAGCTCCAGCTGCAACGTCCGCAGCCAACACACCCCCGCCACCACCGCAGGCTGTCCCGGCCAAGATCGCCCTGATCTCCTTTGAGCAAGGTGTCTTTGCGACCAACGAAGGACAGAAGGCCGTTCAGGACGTTCAGAAGAAGTGGGAACCCAAGAGGGCGCAGATCGAGTCCCTCGGCCAGGAAGTCGATTCGCTCAAGAAGCAGCTTCAGAGCGCACCCGCCACCATGAGCGATGACGAGCGTGCCACCCGCCTGAAGAACATCGACACCAAGGAAAAGCAGCTGAACCGCGATGCAGAAGACGCGAACAACGCCTACCAGGCCGATGTTCAGGAAGCCTATGCACGGGTTGCCCGCAAGTTCTCGGCTACGGTGCAGAAGTATGTTGCCGACAATGGCTACACCCTGCTGCTCGACGTCAGCAACCAGCAGAACAGCAATGTGATGTGGGCCAGCCAGAATCCGAACACGGATATCACCCTGGCTGTGGTGAATGCCTACAACGCCTCCTCGGGTGTTGCGGCTCCTGCTCCGTCGGCTCCTTCGGCTGGCGCTCCCGGTGCCCGTCCTCGCTCGACGACGCCTGCGCGGACCACTCCCAAGCAGTAA
- a CDS encoding dienelactone hydrolase family protein, with product MTVVDEIVELTTSYGPMRTHIVRPAAPGRYPGIIFYSEIFQITGPIHRTAAQLAGFGYIVAAPEIYHEFEAPGTVLAYDQAGADRGNELKTTKELASYDADARAVLDYLKSRSDCTGRLGAMGICIGGHLAFRAAFQPDVRSTVCFYATDIHKGSLGKGMQDDSLERAKEIQGELLMVWGRQDPHIPLEGRMKILNRLNELGTRLNWHEVNGAHAFLRDEGPRYDPELARSCFGLALDLFHRKLHFGDETASAASSESRH from the coding sequence GTGACTGTCGTCGATGAAATTGTGGAACTGACTACCTCATACGGCCCTATGCGCACGCACATCGTGCGTCCCGCCGCTCCCGGCCGATATCCCGGCATCATCTTCTACTCGGAGATCTTTCAGATCACCGGCCCCATTCATCGCACCGCTGCGCAGCTTGCCGGTTTTGGATATATCGTCGCCGCTCCCGAGATCTATCACGAGTTTGAAGCGCCAGGGACTGTTCTTGCATATGACCAGGCCGGGGCCGACCGCGGCAATGAGCTGAAGACGACCAAGGAACTGGCCAGTTATGATGCGGACGCTCGTGCTGTCCTCGACTATCTCAAGTCGCGGTCCGACTGCACGGGACGGCTCGGAGCGATGGGTATCTGCATCGGCGGTCACCTTGCCTTTCGCGCTGCTTTTCAACCCGATGTGCGTTCGACCGTGTGCTTCTACGCCACTGACATCCATAAGGGCAGTCTCGGCAAGGGCATGCAGGACGACTCGCTCGAACGCGCCAAAGAAATTCAGGGCGAGCTGCTCATGGTCTGGGGGCGGCAGGATCCGCATATTCCCCTCGAAGGCCGCATGAAGATCCTCAATCGTCTCAACGAGCTTGGCACGCGCCTCAACTGGCACGAGGTCAACGGAGCCCACGCCTTTCTTCGCGATGAAGGCCCACGTTACGATCCTGAGCTTGCGCGTAGCTGCTTCGGCCTCGCGCTCGACCTCTTTCACCGTAAACTCCATTTTGGCGACGAGACCGCATCAGCGGCGTCCAGCGAAAGCCGCCACTAG
- a CDS encoding TldD/PmbA family protein, whose amino-acid sequence MMRSRAVTGLALSLSVSALSIVTAASTHAAEPKLQANTALLDAMSAELNRAVASLGSTGSDKQPKPYFISYSVADADTFSMTAQYGAIALENQSHRRIADVQLRVGTPQQDNTHGDHRASALTTIPLPLTDDREAIERTLWFATNRGYAKALDSYMKVKTEQQVRAKEEDASADFSAESPKTDILPAAPQLSVDKAIWQKRLREISLLFRQYPDVFFDTVILQSSTETDYFVSSEGTKVATPNQVARLVVVARTRAADGMDLFRAETFEADSLTHLPDQKAVLEKISAMAKNLVALRSAPITEPFNGPAILSGRASAVFFHEVLGHRLEGQRQRGDDEGQTFTKLLGKQILPSFMSVTDDPTLKNFDGQSLSGHYSYDDEGQPARRVDLIKDGVLETFLMSRLPIASFSNTNGHGRAETGRMPTGRQGNLIVSSTKTVSDKELRQMLIDEAKKQGKPYGLYFEDISSGFAVTTRRSPQAFQVIPLVVYRVYVDGRPDELVRGVSIVGTPQAALNRIVATDNHQEIFNGICGAESGSIPVSAVAPAMLVREIETQRQAQGNNRPPILPPPPVGDAGKEIK is encoded by the coding sequence ATGATGCGATCCCGTGCCGTAACCGGCCTTGCCCTGAGTCTCTCCGTTTCTGCCCTCTCTATCGTTACTGCTGCCTCTACGCATGCCGCCGAACCCAAGCTGCAAGCAAATACAGCGCTGCTGGACGCCATGAGCGCGGAGCTGAATCGCGCGGTTGCATCCCTCGGCTCAACAGGAAGCGACAAGCAGCCGAAGCCTTACTTCATCAGCTACTCTGTCGCGGACGCGGACACGTTCAGCATGACGGCGCAGTATGGAGCCATCGCGCTTGAGAACCAGAGTCACCGCCGCATCGCCGACGTGCAGCTCCGCGTCGGCACACCGCAGCAGGACAACACGCACGGCGACCACCGCGCCAGCGCGCTGACCACCATTCCTCTGCCGCTCACCGACGACCGTGAGGCGATCGAGCGCACTCTCTGGTTTGCCACCAATCGCGGCTACGCCAAGGCGCTCGACAGCTACATGAAGGTGAAGACTGAGCAGCAGGTTCGCGCCAAGGAAGAAGATGCTTCGGCCGACTTCTCTGCCGAATCACCGAAGACGGACATCCTGCCTGCAGCGCCACAACTCAGCGTTGACAAGGCCATCTGGCAGAAGCGCCTCCGCGAGATCTCCCTGCTGTTCCGCCAATATCCTGACGTCTTCTTCGACACGGTCATCCTGCAGTCTTCCACCGAGACGGATTATTTCGTCTCTTCCGAGGGAACAAAGGTTGCGACTCCCAATCAGGTCGCGCGGCTCGTCGTTGTCGCCCGCACTCGCGCTGCCGATGGGATGGACCTCTTCCGCGCCGAGACCTTTGAGGCCGACTCGCTCACTCATCTTCCCGACCAGAAGGCCGTCCTCGAAAAGATCTCCGCCATGGCGAAGAACCTTGTCGCCCTGCGCAGTGCACCCATTACCGAACCATTCAACGGCCCGGCCATCCTTAGCGGACGCGCCTCTGCCGTCTTCTTCCACGAGGTTCTCGGCCACCGCCTTGAGGGCCAGCGCCAGCGCGGCGATGATGAAGGGCAGACCTTCACCAAGCTGCTGGGCAAGCAGATTCTTCCCAGTTTCATGAGCGTCACCGATGATCCCACACTGAAGAATTTCGACGGTCAATCGCTCAGCGGACACTACAGCTATGACGATGAGGGCCAGCCTGCGCGCCGCGTCGACCTGATCAAGGATGGTGTGCTGGAGACCTTCCTGATGTCGCGTCTGCCCATCGCCAGCTTCTCGAACACCAACGGCCACGGACGCGCCGAGACCGGACGCATGCCCACGGGCCGCCAGGGCAATCTCATCGTCAGCTCCACCAAGACTGTCAGCGACAAGGAGCTGCGTCAGATGCTGATTGACGAGGCGAAGAAGCAGGGCAAGCCCTACGGTCTCTACTTCGAGGACATCTCCTCGGGCTTCGCGGTCACAACGCGCCGCTCGCCGCAGGCCTTCCAGGTCATTCCGCTTGTCGTCTACCGCGTTTACGTCGATGGCCGCCCGGATGAGCTGGTGCGCGGTGTCTCCATCGTGGGTACGCCGCAGGCTGCGCTCAACCGCATCGTCGCGACCGACAATCATCAGGAGATCTTCAACGGCATCTGCGGAGCCGAGTCCGGCAGCATCCCCGTCAGTGCCGTCGCGCCTGCCATGCTCGTGCGCGAAATTGAGACACAGCGCCAGGCGCAGGGCAATAATCGTCCGCCGATCCTGCCTCCACCGCCCGTCGGCGATGCCGGAAAGGAGATCAAGTAA
- a CDS encoding septal ring lytic transglycosylase RlpA family protein: MSGIRIAGGWACRTAVASAVILVLMTSGCHKKRVVAHRTPPPPTPNGTYSRGSGSSSASGSSTATAPKPVPLPPDLRGKPALVETGIASWYGPPYAGRKGADGTVYDQNAMTAAHLTLPLGSMARVTNLTTNQSALVKITDRGPFVHGRIIDLSLAAAKATGVYHMGVAQVRVEAWTPPPSTSPTAIPGGRWCVQVGAFQNEKDAVRLKNDLIRRYATAKVIEFPGPTGHWVRINPARPDKTNATQVAQSIHVSGAEPYLIRTD, from the coding sequence GTGAGCGGAATACGCATTGCCGGAGGCTGGGCGTGCCGTACGGCTGTAGCGTCTGCTGTCATTCTTGTGCTGATGACTTCGGGCTGCCATAAGAAGCGGGTGGTAGCACACCGTACGCCACCGCCGCCTACGCCGAATGGAACGTACTCGCGTGGCTCAGGTTCATCGAGCGCATCGGGGTCATCGACGGCAACTGCGCCAAAACCTGTTCCGCTGCCGCCCGATCTGCGCGGGAAACCGGCGTTGGTGGAGACGGGAATCGCCAGCTGGTATGGTCCTCCCTATGCAGGACGCAAGGGTGCGGATGGCACCGTGTATGACCAGAATGCGATGACGGCTGCGCACCTGACGCTTCCGCTGGGTTCGATGGCGCGCGTGACGAATTTGACGACGAATCAGTCGGCGCTGGTGAAGATTACCGATCGCGGGCCGTTTGTGCATGGCAGGATCATCGATCTCTCACTGGCCGCGGCAAAGGCAACCGGCGTCTATCACATGGGTGTGGCGCAGGTGCGCGTGGAGGCATGGACGCCGCCACCCAGCACGAGTCCGACGGCCATTCCCGGAGGCCGCTGGTGCGTGCAGGTAGGTGCATTCCAGAATGAGAAGGATGCGGTCCGCTTGAAGAATGATTTGATCCGGCGTTACGCGACGGCCAAGGTGATCGAGTTCCCCGGTCCTACAGGGCATTGGGTGAGAATCAATCCAGCGAGGCCGGACAAGACAAATGCAACGCAGGTGGCCCAGAGTATCCATGTCTCGGGCGCAGAGCCGTACCTGATTCGTACAGATTGA
- a CDS encoding response regulator — MTSEQNMPEVDSYQGSSAAPVQDGESQYAGGSIPHGMGQSKSSRRRRRKRKNKDTGAPQQQAAGDQGASVPTMQAAGQPQQGFQQQGQQPYQGNQQGSGGKRWKKKFRDRQRNGGGQNPGNAADFNSTGAYQQTHQPGNNSYKRKGGGGKQQRGPRNFVGPMDHSYREVNGNFADAPPSTIDTGNNGNRRNGHGRNFHVSDSQPIDYSQGRAIPIPEDAPTKIFFFIEDLFFLAKIQETSRKLGVKVAFVKNDKDVISQLTAEDDRPSLIVFDLNNASAKPLTLIPKLKSKLKRGTSIIGFLSHLQGDLKAKATEAGCDTVMPRAAFSQNLPNLLRRYSASDEEDSNNYNQ; from the coding sequence ATGACTTCAGAACAGAATATGCCCGAGGTTGATTCGTACCAGGGTTCTTCCGCGGCCCCCGTTCAGGATGGGGAGTCGCAGTATGCCGGGGGATCCATTCCCCATGGTATGGGTCAGTCGAAAAGCAGTCGCCGCAGGCGTCGTAAGCGGAAGAACAAGGACACGGGCGCGCCGCAGCAGCAGGCGGCTGGCGATCAGGGCGCATCGGTTCCTACGATGCAGGCAGCCGGACAACCCCAGCAGGGCTTTCAGCAACAGGGCCAGCAGCCTTATCAGGGAAATCAGCAGGGTAGCGGCGGCAAGCGCTGGAAAAAGAAGTTCCGCGACCGGCAACGCAACGGGGGGGGGCAGAACCCAGGCAACGCTGCCGACTTCAACTCCACCGGCGCTTATCAGCAGACGCATCAGCCCGGCAATAATTCCTACAAGAGGAAGGGCGGCGGTGGCAAGCAGCAGCGTGGCCCGCGCAACTTTGTCGGCCCGATGGACCACAGCTACCGCGAGGTGAACGGCAATTTTGCCGACGCACCGCCTTCGACCATCGATACAGGCAACAATGGAAACCGCCGCAATGGTCATGGCCGCAACTTCCACGTCAGCGACTCGCAGCCGATCGATTACTCGCAAGGACGTGCTATCCCGATCCCGGAGGATGCACCGACCAAGATCTTCTTCTTTATTGAAGATCTCTTCTTCCTAGCGAAGATTCAGGAGACCTCACGCAAGCTCGGCGTCAAGGTCGCGTTCGTCAAGAACGATAAGGACGTCATCTCGCAACTTACCGCAGAAGATGATCGCCCATCACTTATCGTCTTCGATCTGAACAACGCGAGCGCCAAGCCGCTGACACTGATTCCGAAGCTGAAGTCGAAGTTGAAGCGTGGCACCTCGATCATCGGCTTCCTCTCGCATCTGCAGGGAGACCTGAAGGCCAAGGCCACCGAGGCTGGCTGCGATACGGTTATGCCGCGTGCAGCCTTCTCGCAGAACCTGCCGAATCTTCTGCGCCGCTACAGCGCCTCGGATGAGGAAGACAGCAACAACTACAACCAGTAA
- a CDS encoding histidine triad nucleotide-binding protein yields the protein MKTNVGSQKLSPDCLFCKILAGEIPANRVYEDEFCIGFPDINPQAPTHLLVIPKEHIASQAKALAEHKPLLGHLMSAVADLARMQKLDKGYRVVVNTGDEGGQTVQHLHLHLLGGRPMTWPPG from the coding sequence ATGAAAACGAACGTCGGCTCTCAGAAACTCTCTCCCGATTGTTTATTCTGCAAGATCCTGGCTGGCGAGATACCAGCGAACCGTGTGTATGAGGACGAGTTCTGCATCGGGTTCCCGGACATCAATCCACAGGCCCCCACGCATCTGTTAGTGATCCCCAAGGAACACATCGCATCGCAGGCGAAGGCGCTGGCAGAGCACAAGCCTTTATTGGGGCACCTGATGTCGGCCGTAGCCGACCTGGCTCGCATGCAAAAGCTGGATAAGGGCTATCGCGTTGTGGTGAATACAGGCGACGAAGGCGGACAGACGGTGCAGCACCTGCATCTGCATCTGCTGGGTGGACGCCCTATGACGTGGCCTCCCGGTTAA
- a CDS encoding radical SAM protein, with protein MAKSAKLAEKALTYGAKAAWAVFDKLNSISPNPSFTPKWSDKPLLKSYQKEKPPLGWPRTTDSLCPKCIPEIRQQIVDGKLPHEILLNEKVGEIKAQIIERDGKILMVKDCPIHGHFEDVMSIDPPMMKHLEDVFPGRDIRAHNDEKLHNHGTSTVTHGRGSVLTIDLTNRCNMMCDPCFMDANQVGFVHELTWDEIKTMLDNAIQIKPRRQMSVQFSGGEPTLSPYFLDAVSYARKVGYNSVQAATNGIEFAKSKEFAKAAAEAGLRYAYLQFDGIGNAANSHRKVGNAFDVKLQAIHNLHEAGVDIVPVTTIVNGINNEQVGRIIEFALDNPKKINFLSFQPVSFTGRDEEVSDERRAAQRYTLSHLAHDIRNQTGLGESTRDWFPISFMSTFSDWADLVHGPDHDWGQLSCGCHPNCGIGMALMIDKETKEAVPVTQFLDAVQLAKDVARINDAARGKFLSILGVSLALLRNYDPTKAPTHFKIVDLLQKFDKCFGATGRNYGKVTADRTMADIEKRRADRWNFLFIAGMWFQDLFNYDFRRTEQCIIPYATQEGEISFCAYNTGVGWRNIIEKMHMTATLTKWYEEHGRHEIFAGGKKVGLERQDKYDLVLNESHVNSAANDTFEKSGIAKNAREEKIRARDAKLKQDAENAKMAKLYRKEILKEQEQPGFISLGEIKPAPAKAEDKDLVAGD; from the coding sequence ATGGCAAAGTCCGCGAAGTTAGCCGAGAAGGCTCTTACGTATGGCGCAAAGGCCGCATGGGCCGTGTTCGACAAGCTGAACTCGATCTCGCCCAACCCCAGCTTCACCCCTAAGTGGAGTGACAAGCCCCTCCTGAAGTCCTATCAGAAGGAAAAGCCCCCGCTAGGCTGGCCTCGCACCACCGACTCGCTCTGCCCCAAGTGCATCCCTGAGATCCGCCAGCAGATCGTCGACGGCAAGCTGCCCCACGAGATCCTGCTGAACGAGAAGGTCGGCGAGATCAAGGCACAGATCATCGAGCGCGACGGCAAGATCCTGATGGTGAAGGACTGCCCCATCCACGGCCACTTCGAGGACGTCATGTCCATCGATCCGCCGATGATGAAGCACCTCGAAGACGTCTTCCCCGGTCGCGACATCCGCGCCCACAATGACGAGAAGCTTCACAACCACGGCACCTCGACCGTGACGCATGGACGTGGCTCGGTTCTGACCATCGACCTGACCAACCGCTGCAACATGATGTGCGATCCCTGCTTCATGGACGCTAACCAGGTCGGCTTCGTCCACGAACTCACCTGGGACGAGATCAAGACCATGCTCGACAACGCGATCCAGATCAAACCGCGTCGTCAGATGAGCGTTCAGTTCTCCGGCGGCGAGCCCACACTGTCGCCCTACTTCCTCGACGCCGTCTCCTACGCCCGCAAGGTTGGTTATAACTCCGTGCAGGCCGCGACCAACGGTATCGAGTTCGCGAAGTCGAAGGAGTTCGCCAAGGCTGCTGCTGAAGCCGGCCTGCGCTACGCTTACCTGCAGTTCGACGGTATCGGCAACGCCGCCAACTCACATCGCAAGGTCGGCAACGCATTCGACGTGAAGCTCCAGGCCATCCACAACCTGCATGAGGCCGGCGTCGACATCGTTCCGGTAACGACGATCGTCAACGGCATCAACAACGAGCAGGTTGGCCGCATCATCGAGTTCGCGCTCGACAATCCGAAGAAGATCAACTTCCTCTCGTTCCAGCCTGTGTCCTTCACCGGCCGCGACGAAGAGGTCTCGGACGAGCGCCGCGCCGCACAGCGTTACACACTGTCGCACCTCGCACACGACATCCGTAACCAGACCGGCCTCGGCGAATCGACGCGCGACTGGTTCCCGATCTCCTTCATGTCCACCTTCTCCGACTGGGCCGACCTGGTTCACGGACCGGACCATGACTGGGGTCAGCTCTCCTGCGGCTGCCACCCGAACTGCGGAATCGGTATGGCGCTGATGATCGACAAGGAGACCAAGGAAGCGGTTCCCGTCACCCAGTTCCTCGACGCCGTACAGCTCGCCAAGGACGTCGCCCGCATCAACGACGCCGCCCGCGGCAAGTTCCTCTCCATCCTCGGCGTCTCGCTCGCGCTGCTGCGCAACTACGATCCCACGAAGGCTCCTACACACTTCAAGATCGTCGACCTGCTGCAGAAGTTCGACAAGTGCTTCGGCGCCACCGGCCGCAACTACGGCAAGGTGACCGCTGACCGCACCATGGCCGACATCGAGAAGCGCCGCGCCGATCGCTGGAACTTCCTCTTCATCGCCGGCATGTGGTTCCAGGACCTCTTCAACTACGACTTCCGCCGCACCGAGCAGTGCATCATCCCCTACGCCACGCAGGAAGGCGAAATCAGCTTCTGCGCGTACAACACCGGCGTAGGCTGGCGCAACATTATCGAGAAGATGCACATGACCGCCACCCTCACCAAGTGGTACGAGGAGCATGGCCGTCACGAGATCTTCGCCGGCGGCAAGAAGGTCGGTCTCGAGCGGCAGGACAAGTACGACCTGGTGCTGAACGAGTCGCACGTCAACTCGGCAGCGAACGATACGTTCGAGAAGTCCGGCATCGCCAAGAACGCCCGCGAGGAGAAGATTCGCGCTCGCGACGCCAAGCTGAAGCAGGACGCTGAGAACGCGAAGATGGCCAAGCTCTACCGCAAGGAGATCCTCAAGGAGCAGGAGCAGCCCGGCTTCATCTCCCTCGGCGAGATCAAGCCCGCCCCCGCAAAGGCAGAGGACAAGGACCTCGTCGCAGGCGATTAG